One window of the Eucalyptus grandis isolate ANBG69807.140 chromosome 8, ASM1654582v1, whole genome shotgun sequence genome contains the following:
- the LOC104414031 gene encoding LOW QUALITY PROTEIN: ACT domain-containing protein ACR1 (The sequence of the model RefSeq protein was modified relative to this genomic sequence to represent the inferred CDS: inserted 2 bases in 2 codons) has product MEVAAYQPYIDPDYDSFIERIYPTKVCIDNETCRDCTLVKVDSANKHGILLEMVQVLTDLDLVISKSYISSDGGWFMDVFHVTDQLGNKLVDESLIHYIEQALCATRRAGLTKEIQGSSQRKHFGPRHMSSEHTVLEMTGTDRPGLLSEMSAVLAELACHIASAVAWTHHDRAACIFYVEDGVRSGPITDLRRLAQIEEQLENVVEAHHAKGERRSVRLTGPMAGQTHAERRLHQLMFADMDYEQCRCCGHSCCGDGGSRGDTXHRKGCEGAHVSIESWKDKGYSVVNVRSRDRPKLLFDTVCVLTDMQYVVFHASVSSEGALANQEYFIRHRDGCTLDSETEQRKLTQCLLAAVERRASHGLRLEVSTQNRXGLLSDVTRVFRENGLSIMRADVGIRGERAIGSFYVTEASGNDVSLSTVERVRKEIGGSVLIVNKSSGASTPQGPLSALSAGLIGRNGDEKPRLSLGSLIWSQLERFSSNFGPIKL; this is encoded by the exons ATGGAGGTCGCTGCTTATCAACCCTACATCGATCCCGACTACGATTCCTTCATCGAAAGGATTTATCCCACCAA GGTTTGCATCGACAACGAGACCTGCCGAGACTGCACTCTTGTGAAG GTCGATAGCGCGAACAAGCACGGGATCCTGCTGGAGATGGTCCAGGTCCTGACAGATCTCGACCTTGTCATCTCCAAGTCATACATCTCCTCGGACGGCGGGTGGTTCATGGACG TGTTCCACGTGACGGACCAGCTCGGGAACAAGCTCGTCGACGAGAGCCTCATTCATTACATTGAACAG GCTTTGTGTGCGACAAGGCGAGCGGGTCTCACCAAAGAAATACAAGGATCATCGCAAAGGAAGCATTTTGGACCTCGCCACATGTCCTCCGAGCACACGGTGCTGGAGATGACGGGGACGGACCGACCGGGCTTGCTCTCAGAAATGTCGGCCGTCCTGGCCGAGCTGGCATGCCACATCGCCTCAGCCGTGGCATGGACCCACCACGATCGGGCTGCATGCATATTCTATGTGGAGGACGGGGTGAGGAGCGGACCCATTACGGACCTGAGGCGCCTGGCCCAGATAGAGGAGCAGCTGGAGAACGTGGTCGAGGCCCACCACGCCAAGGGGGAGAGGAGGAGCGTGAGGCTGACTGGCCCCATGGCCGGGCAGACGCATGCCGAGCGGCGGCTCCACCAGCTGATGTTTGCCGACATGGACTATGAGCAGTGCCGCTGCTGCGGGCACAGCTGCTGCGGGGACGGCGGCAGCCGAGGGGATA AGCATAGGAAGGGGTGCGAGGGGGCCCACGTGTCAATCGAGAGCTGGAAAGACAAAGGGTACTCGGTGGTGAACGTCCGGAGCAGGGACAGGCCGAAGCTGTTGTTCGACACCGTGTGCGTCCTGACGGACATGCAGTATGTTGTGTTCCATGCTTCTGTTAGCTCGGAGGGCGCTTTGGCTAACCAG GAGTATTTCATAAGGCATCGGGACGGCTGCACCCTGGATTCTGAGACTGAGCAGCGCAAACTCACTCAATGCCTTCTGGCCGCAGTCGAGCGCAGAGCGTCGCAT GGATTGAGGTTAGAAGTGAGCACCCAAAACC CGGGCCTGCTCTCGGACGTGACCAGGGTGTTCCGCGAGAACGGCCTATCAATAATGAGGGCCGACGTAGGGATCCGTGGAGAGCGGGCCATCGGTTCGTTCTACGTGACTGAAGCTTCCGGGAACGATGTGAGCCTGAGCACGGTGGAACGGGTGAGGAAAGAGATCGGGGGATCAGTCCTGATCGTGAACAAGTCCTCGGGAGCGAGTACTCCGCAGGGCCCATTGTCGGCTCTGTCGGCAGGCCTTATTGGCAGAAACGGGGACGAGAAGCCGAGGTTGTCGCTCGGAAGCCTTATCTGGTCTCAGCTCGAGCGTTTCTCCAGCAATTTCGGACCGATAAAGTTATGA